The window CTCATGACCCTGTGGCGCGATCCGGGCGGCGCATCCTGCGATGTCAAGCGCATCGTCATGGAACATGTTGTCGACCTGGAAGCCAAGATGCATTCGCTTCGGGACATGGCCGACACGCTTCGAAATCTCGCGACCTATTGCCCTGATAATGGTGAGCCGGATTGCCCGATCATCCAGGACCTGGCGCAATCAGAAGATCCCGATTTTGCAGCGGTGGCGGCGGTGCCCAAGCGGTCCGGCATGCTGAAGGGCACGTCCGGTCCACTGACGGAATTACATCGCCTCGCGAAATAAACAGCCGTTCCCTGCCGGGCACCGGCAGCCGATTGCAGTGCAAACACCAATTGTGGTGAAGGAGACCAGGCCATGTGGATACAGATATTACAGCGCTTTCTTATTCTGTGCCTGATGCTGGCGATCGTTTCCGTCATCGCGTTTCTTTTGCCCTATATGGCGGGCGGCGATCCGGCCCGCACCATTCTCATGTCGCGCATGCGCGATACGGCGCTCGATCCGCACGCGGTCGAGGCGCTGAGGGTAAGCCTCGGACTGGACCGTCCGCTTTATGTGCAATATTTCGCATGGCTGTCTGGCGCGCTGCGGGGCGATCTCGGCTTTTCCTTCACCAGCAGCCAGCCGGTAGCCGCCGAGCTTTTGCGGTCGCTCTGGGTATCGGTGACACTGGCGCTGACTGCCCTTGCGATTGCCGTCGCCGTCGCCCTGCCGCTCGGCACGCTGGCAGCGATGCGACCTGGCGGACGGCTGGACAATTTCGCGACGCTGATGATCCAGACCTTTGTTGCAACGCCGGAATACTGGTTCGCGCCGATGTCGGCGCTGGTTTTCGCGCTTTATCTCGGCTGGTTGCCATCTGCGGGATGGGATAGCTGGCGCTCGCTGGTGCTTCCCGCCCTGACGCTGACCCTGCGTCCGCTGGCCTATTTCACGCAGGTGACGCGCGCCGCCATGGCCGAGGTTCTTCGTGCGCCTTACATCACGGCGGCCCGCAGCCGCGGCCTCGGCATGCATAGCACGGTCCTGCGGCACGGTGTCCGCAATGGCTCGCTTCCGGTCGTCACCTTCTTTGCATTGTGGCTTGCCGGCCTGCTTGGCGGATCGGTGGTTGTGGAAGTTATATTCGCCATCCCCGGCATGGGCCGGCTGCTCTACGACGCCGTGGTCAATCGGGATATTCCTATGCTGCAGGGCGGTTTCATCTGCATCGTTGCCCTGTCCATCCTGATCAATACCCTGGCCGACGGCTTTTATGTCCTGATCAATCCAGCAATGCGAGGTCACCATGACCATTAGTCACTTTCCGAGCGCGACAGCTGCCGCCATGCCGATGACCACGCCCAAGCGCCCCGCGACACTGTCCCGGTTCACGGACTTCATCCGCCGGCGGCACTGGACCTTCTATGCGGGATCGGCGATTTTTCTCGTCATCATCCTCCTGCTGGTGATCGCGCCGTGGATTTCGCCCTACAATCCCGCGCAGCAGAATCTGCGCCTGCGGTTGAATGCCCCCAGCGCCGCCTATTGGCTGGGAACCGACCATCTGGGGCGCGACGTCCTGAGCCGGCTGCTGATCGGCGGTCGTTTCACGGTCACGATCGCCGCCATCACGGTCATTCTGTCGGTCGTCATCGGAACCTTCATCGGCATTATCAGCGGCCGCAGCCGTGGCGTCCTTGACGAGATATTGATGCGGGTGGTGGATCTGCTCATCGCGATACCGGATGTCGTGATCGCCATTTTCCTCGTCGCCATTTTCGGTCCGGGATATGGAACGCTGATCGCGTCTTTGACCATTGTCGGCTGGACACCCTTTGCGCGGCTGGCACGCGGGCTGACGCTTTCCATCAATTCACGCGAATATATCCGCGCCGCCGAAGTCCTGGGCTGCACGCGGCGTTTCATCATCTTCCGGCATGTCATCCCCAACACCATCTGGCCCATCGCAGCCGTTGCCTTCCTGCGCTTCGGCCACAAGCTGATCACGGTGGGTGGATTGTCGTTTCTCGGCCTCGGCGTGCAACCGCCGGCCGCCGACTGGGCGCTGATGCTGGCGGATGCGCAGGCTTATGCGGAGCGGATGCCCGTTCTCGTCATCGCACCGGGTCTGGCGATTTTCCTGTCGGCGCTCAGCGTCACGTGGATCGGCCATGGCCTCAACCTGGAGACCAAGAAAACGAACGGTCACTGAGGTTCATGAAACAAACGATGATCGAGAGCCGGAAGGAGAGTAATATCGTCTAAAGCCGCATGAAAATACGCAAATGCCTCCGATTCAAAAATAATAAGGGGAACTCTTATGAATATCGAAGGACAAACGCATGCCAATACGGCCATATCTCCGGAGCGGACGCAGCTTCTGGAAATCGAGGACCTGCACGTTTCGGTGCCGGCGCAAAATGGCCGCAAGTTTGTTATTTCGGGCCTGACGCTTTCCGTCAATGCTGGCGAAGTCGTCGCTCTCGTCGGCGAATCCGGATCGGGCAAGAGCATGACGGCGCTGTCGCTGATGCGGCTCTTGCCGCAGGGCGCGGAAATCAATTCCGGCCGTATTTCCTTTGCCGGTCGCGATATTCTGGCCTTGTCATCCTCCGAGCTTGATGCGCTGCGCGGCGCCGATATCGGCATGCTGTTCCAGCAACCCCAGGCCATGCTCGATCCGACCAGCCGGGTGAGGACACAGGTTGCCGAGCCGCTCTGGATCCACCGCAAGATGAGTCGGCACGCGGCGCTCAGCCGGGTTGTCGGCCTCTTGTCGGATGTCGGAATTCCCGATCCGTCGGCGCGGGCGCAATGTTTCGCCCATGAGCTTTCGGGCGGCATGGCGCAACGTGTCATGATCGCGGCGGCACTCTCTGGTAATCCGCAACTGCTGATCGCCGACGAACCGACAACGGCGCTCGATGTCACCGTGCAGGCACAGATATTGCGGTTGCTTGACGATGAGCGCCGCAAGCGCCGGCTTGCGACGCTGCTCATCACCCACGACCTGTCGGTCGTCGCCGCATTCGCGGACCGGATAGCGGTGATGTATGCCGGTCGTATTGTCGAGGAGGGGCCGACCCAGGCAATCCTCAAGTCACCGCAACACCCCTACACCAAGGCGCTGATCAGCTGTTCGCTTCTGACGACAGACAGCGATGGCCAGCTGCTGACGATCCCGGGCTCCAGTTCGCAGGCCCATGACATGTCCTGCGGCTGCCGGTTTCATCCGCGTTGCGCGCTGGCCAAGTCGGCTGGCATGGGCAGCCGGTGCATGGCATCGGAACCCGATCTGAATAGCTTGCCCGAGGGGCGCAAAGCACGGTGCTGGGCGGTTGACGATGACCATGCCAGCCATACCAGTCACGCGGTCTGCTGAGGGAGGGTAGCGATGTTATCGACAGAGAAGACACAGACCCCGCCATCGGCGGAGAGCAAGAACCACCCCTATGTGGTGGCGAAGAACCTCTGCAAATATTACCCGATATCCGGGCTTGGTCACCGGGTGGTGAAATCCGTCGACGATGTTTCCCTGACCATCGGCGAAGGCGAAGTTCTGGGTCTCGTCGGCGAATCCGGCTGCGGTAAAAGCACCGTCGCCGGGCTGATAACGCGGCTGACCCACGCGACCAAAGGCGAGGTCAGCATTGGCGACCACGATATTCTGCATATGCAGGGCGAGACGCTCCGGCGCATGCGCCGGGTCGTGCAGCTGGTGTTTCAGGACCCTTATTCCGCGCTCGATCCGCGCATGCGCATCGGACAGAGCATGGAAGCGCCGCTTGCCCAGCATGGCATCGGCACACGCGATGAACGTGTGGCCCGTGTTTTCAAGATGCTGGAAGAAGTCGGCCTCGATGCCTCCTTTTATGACCGTTATCCAAGCCAGTGTTCCGGTGGGCAATTGCAACGCGTGGTCATAGGGCGCGCGCTTCTTCTCAATCCGAGCTTCCTTGTGTGCGATGAACCGACATCGGCGCTCGATGCCTCGATGCGCACGCAGATACTCAACCTGCTGATGGACATGAAGCGCCGTCACGGTTTGACGGTCCTGATGATTTCCCATGATCTTCGTGTTGTGCGTTATCTCTGCGACCGCATCGCGGTGATGTATCTCGGGCGCATCGTTGAAATCGCTGACCGCGAGGAGCTTTTCCGGGCACCGAAGCATCCTTATACGAAGGCGCTGATCGCCTCTTCGATGCTGGATGAGACCGGACTATATGCGCCGGAAATGCTTCTGGACGGAGATTTGCCAAGCCCGCTCAATCCTCCCGGCGGCTGCAAATTTCACACCCGCTGCAAATATGCGACGCAGATTTGCGGTGAAAAGGAACCGGTTCTGGAAAAGGTCGCCGGGGAGCATTCCGCACGCTGTCACCATTGGCGCGAGTGGGGCTGAGGGACAACGCAATAACAGTCTTCTGACCCGATAAAAACAGATGAATAGTGCGTTTGCGATTTAATATCGGAATTATATTCCGAGTATAAAAACATAAAATGAATAATATTCAGGTGGATGTTGAGTAAGCATCTAACGGATATGCTTTGTCATTCAAAAAGTAATAAATGAAAATTGGAAATTTTGTGAATGTGAATGAATTGTGAGCGTTGTCATCAAAAATAAAAGGGGAATATTCTATGGTCAAGCACGCACTTTTGGCGACATGCGCCATTGTGGTTTCGTTTGGAGCTGACGCGGCAAAGGCCGCCACGATTACCTATGACGATAATTTTGGTGTGAAAACCGGCTGGCAGATGGCTTCTGACGACGCCTATCTCGGCTCACGCGCGGGTTGCTTCGAGAGCCTGGTACGCGTCGGCTATGATATGAAGCTGGAGCCAAGCCTTGCCGAGTCCTGGAAGCAGACGGATCCCAAAGTGTGGGAATTCAAGCTGCGCAAGGGCGTCAAGTTCCAGAACGGCGAGCCGCTCGATGCCAAGGCCGCGGTCAATGCGCTGAGCAATCTTCTGAAGGCGCCGGTTCCGGCCCGCGCCTTTTCGCCGAAGCTGATCGCTGCCGTCGAGGCAGGCGGCGACGATGTCGTGAAGATAACCACCATCGAGCCCTCGGTGTTGGTGCCGGCACAGATGGCGAGCCCCGCCACCTCGATCCTTGCTCCGTCCGCCTATAAGGACGGCAAGGTCGATCCGGTGGGAACCTGCACCGGACCTTTCAAGATCACGGAGGTTGACCCCAGCCAGCATATGGTTCTGGAGGCCAACCACGATTATTGGGGCGGCATGCCGAAGCTTGCGGGCGGACGCGTGAATTTCGTGCCCGATGCCGATACCCGCGCTACCCAGGCCCGCACCGGTGAAGCGCAGATTTCGCGCCTCGTCCCGCCATGGACGGTCAAGACCATCGAATCCACCGATGGCGTCAAGGTTGCGCCGATCCCATCGCCCCGCATCACGGAACTGTTGCTGAACAATTCGAAACCGCCTTTCAACAATATCAAAGTCCGGCAGGCGATCCAGGCTGCCATCGATACGGGCGGTATCGCCGACAGTATCTATGAAGGTGTGGTCAAGGGCGCGGCCATGCCCTTCGCAGCGGGTGAGCCTTGGGCTGAAAAGGAATCCAAGTCCACCTATGACGTGGAAAAAGCAAAGTCTCTGCTGAAGGAAGCGGGTGTCGCACCCGGCAGTCTGAAAGTGACGCTTCTCGCCTATACGGCGAAGACGGAACTCAAGGATGTCGCGGCGATTATCCAGGCCCAGTTGCAGGAAGTCGGCATCAAGGTCGATGTGCGCGTTGCCGACTATAGCGCGATCGAACCGGATATGCTGGCCGGCAATTTCGACATGGCGTTGCTGTCGCGTGGTTACGCCACTGACGTCGCCGAACCGGCCGGTTTCCTCAACGCCGATTATACCTGCGGCGGCAGCTACAACATCTCGCATTATTGCAATGCGGATACGGACAAGCTGATCAAATCCGCCTATGCTGCGGCCGAGCCTGCCAAGCGGTACGCCATCTACGGCGAAGCGGCAAAAAAGATCTATGACGAGGCCGTCTCGGTCTTCCTCATCCATGAAACCGTGTTTGACGCCTATTCGGCCAAGCTTGAAAACTACAAGCCGCATCCGCTCAACTACTTTATCATGACGAAGGATCTGACGACGAAGTAAACCGGCGTGATGTTGCTGATGAACAGACGCCCGGCTCGCAAGAGCCGGGTCTTTTTTATGAGAAGGCCCTCGAACTTCTCCTCCGTCATTCCTGCCTTGACACGGAATCCAGCCGACGTGCGTCTGCGCGACGGGAAAATTCCTTTCAGCCCAAGGACTTGGGCTGGCTGGATTCCGGCTTAAGGCCGGAATGACGGAGGAGTGGAAGGTCACGAATACAACAAATGTTGTAGTTTTATCTACCGGCCGAAAACTGAAGTCAGACGCGTGCACAAGCCCGGTGTGTAACGGCATGTGGATGGTGTTCGCTTCATTAAAACCGGAAAACCTCCACCACCATCCCTGATCAAAAAAGGAGAGGGCATCTGCCGTTTGGGGAGGTAAGAGGGGCGAATGCTTATGTCATTCGCCGGGTATCAACTGAGGGCAGCGTGAAACGGGGCAGGCAAGGCGAAGCCGGCGGCAGCGGGGATAAAGCGCCGCCGGTATCTCATCCGATCAGGCGCGCGCTTCCGGCGTATAGCCAGCAGCGGTGATGATTTCGGCAATACGGGCCGCGTCGGAGACGCCGCCAACCACGACCGTGCGGCTTGCCGGATCGGCATGCACGGCGGCACCGGGAACGGTCTTTTCGATCGCGCCCTTGATCACACCGGCGCAGTGACCGCAGGTCATGTCTTCAACATGGAAAGAAAGGTCGGCATCAACAGGTGCGGCGGCGGTTTCGGGGTGATGCTGGTGGGCGGTGCACATAGGCGGTTCTCCTTGGTTTGGAAGTCGTGACAGGAGGAGCCTGGACTATTCCAACGTGGGAAGGTCAAGCGCTTTATTCATAAAGGCTGAAAGAGCGCGCTGCCATTTTAGCTGCGCCAGAAAATCGGCATCAGGAGCACGAGAACGGTGAGGATTTCCAGGCGTCCGAGCAGCATCATCACCGACAGCAGATAAAGCGCCGGATCGCTGATGGTGGAAAAATTGCCCGCCGGTCCGATGATCGGGCCAATGCCGGGGCCGACATTGGCAAGCGAGGTCGCAACGGCCGAGGTGGCTGTCAGGAAATCATAGCCCATCAGGCTCATGGCGAGGCTGCCGGCGATCCACAGCGCGATGAAACAGCTGACGAAGAGGAAGATCGTTCTGATCGTATCGGGATCGACCACCTGCTGGCCGTAACGCACCGAATAGACGGCGTTCGGATAGATCAGCTTTTTCAGCCCCGCCCGCACGACATTGAACATGATGAGAAAGCGGTAGGCCTTGATACCGCCCGCCGTCGAGCCGGAGCAGCCGCCCATGAATGTTGCGAAAAAGGCGACGACGACAACGAAGGGCCCCCAGAGCGTGTAGTCATCACTCGCAAAACCACCCGTGGAAAGAATGGAGGTCATGTTGAAGAAGGAATGGCTGAGCGCATCATCCAAGGGCACGCCGTTCCTGAAGTGGTGATAAACGCCGACCGCAATCGAGATCGCGCAGAGATAACCGAGGAAGACGGCGATCTGCGGATCGCGCAGCGTCTCCAGCCTGCGGCGCACGGCTAGCAGGATCATGACCGAAAAGGGCAGGCTGCCGAAGATCAGGAAGATGGTGGCGATCCAAAGCAGCGCCGTATTGTTGAAATAGGCGAAAGACGCGTCATGGGTGGAGAAACCACCGGTCGCGACCGTCGACATGGCATGGTTCAGCGCATCGAAATGCGACATGCCGGCAAAATCGTAAGCGATCGTGCAGGCGAGCGTCATGATGATGTAAATGGCCACGAAAGCCCGGGTGAAGCTCGCCAGCCGCGCAAAAGGCCGGTCGTTGCCGGTATCGGAGGATTCCATGCGGAAAAAGGTCATGCCGCCGACGCGCAGCAGCGGCAGGATGAAGAGGCCGAGCGCGACAATACCGATACCGCCAAGCCAGCACAGCAGCGAACGCCAGAGAAGGATGCCCTGCGGCGCGTTGTCGAGACCGGCGATGGCTGTCGATCCTGTCGTGGTAATGGCGGAAACGGATTCGAATATTGCCTGGCCGAGCGTCAGGTTGAGTTCGGACAGGTAAAGCGGAACCGCGCCGACGACGGAAAAGACCAGCCAGAGCAGGTTGACGAGCAAAAAGCCGAAACGTTTGTTGAAGGAGGCTATTGGCCCACGCGTCGCCAGCGCACAGGCAAGCGCAAAACCGCCGCACATGAAACCCGACAGCGCAAACACCATCCAGTCGTCATTGCCGTAATAGAGATCGGTGAGCGCCGGCAGAAACATGGCCGTCGCCATGTAAAGCCCGAAGATGGAAGCCACATAGATGACCGAGCGCAGAAGGTTACTGTTCAAGAAATGAAACCCGGAGTTCGTTGCCGCGCTGAAATGAGTCTTTGTCTCGGACGCCTTCCTATGGCATAGCGGGTGCCATTATGAATTTCAATGGATTGACTATCGTGGACAAGCAGCTTGTGGAAGCAGCGCGGCGGGAAGTGCGGGAAATATTCCCGGAAACGCCGTTGCAGTTGAATGAACATCTCAGCCGTCGGTATGGCGCGTCGATTTGGCTGAAGCGTGAAGATCTGTCCCCGGTTCGCTCCTACAAGATTAGAGGCGCATTCAATTTTCTCCGCAAGGCGGTGGCCAAGGCTGGCAAGAACAAGATTTTCGTCTGTGCGTCGGCGGGTAACCACGCGCAGGGTTTTGCTTTCGCCTGCCGCCATTTCGGCGTTCACGGCGTCGTTTTCATGCCGGTGACGACACCGCAGCAGAAAATCGAAAAGACCCGCATCTTCGGCGGTGAATTCATCAGCATCCGTCTGGTGGGTGATATATTCGACCAGTGTTACGCCGCTGCCCGCAAATATGTTGAGGACAATGACGGCTACATGGTGCCGCCCTTCGACCATGAGGACATCATCGAGGGCCAGGCGACGGTCGCTGCCGAAATCATGGATCAGCTTCCGGAAGGCACGAAGCCCGATATCGTCGTCATGCCCGTTGGCGGCGGCGGTCTCTCTGCGGGTCTTTCAGGTTTTCTCGCCGGCACGGTCCGCAAGGAGAACTTCGTGTTCTGCGAGCCGGAAGGTGCGCCGAGCCTGAAGAAGAGCATCGAGCGCGGTGAACCGGTGACGCTGAACAAGGTCGACAATTTCGTTGACGGCGCCGCCGTTGCCCGCATCGGCGACCTGAACTTCAAGGCGCTGAAGGACTTTCCGGCCGAGCAGGTCTTGCTCATCCCGGAAAACGCCATCTGTGTCACGATCATCGAGATGCTGAATCTCGAAGGTGTGGTGCTGGAGCCGGCGGGCGCGCTGGCGATCGCCGCTCTGGAAAAGCTCGGCCGTGAAAGGCTGGAAGGCAAGACGGTCATCGCCGTCGTCTCCGGCGGCAATTTCGATTTCGAGCGTCTGCCGGATGTGAAGGAACGCGCCATGCGTTACACCGGCGTGAAGAAATACTTCATTCTGCGCCTGCCGCAGCGTCCCGGCGCCTTGCGCGATTTCC is drawn from Agrobacterium tumefaciens and contains these coding sequences:
- a CDS encoding ABC transporter permease, translating into MTISHFPSATAAAMPMTTPKRPATLSRFTDFIRRRHWTFYAGSAIFLVIILLLVIAPWISPYNPAQQNLRLRLNAPSAAYWLGTDHLGRDVLSRLLIGGRFTVTIAAITVILSVVIGTFIGIISGRSRGVLDEILMRVVDLLIAIPDVVIAIFLVAIFGPGYGTLIASLTIVGWTPFARLARGLTLSINSREYIRAAEVLGCTRRFIIFRHVIPNTIWPIAAVAFLRFGHKLITVGGLSFLGLGVQPPAADWALMLADAQAYAERMPVLVIAPGLAIFLSALSVTWIGHGLNLETKKTNGH
- the ilvA gene encoding threonine ammonia-lyase, translated to MNFNGLTIVDKQLVEAARREVREIFPETPLQLNEHLSRRYGASIWLKREDLSPVRSYKIRGAFNFLRKAVAKAGKNKIFVCASAGNHAQGFAFACRHFGVHGVVFMPVTTPQQKIEKTRIFGGEFISIRLVGDIFDQCYAAARKYVEDNDGYMVPPFDHEDIIEGQATVAAEIMDQLPEGTKPDIVVMPVGGGGLSAGLSGFLAGTVRKENFVFCEPEGAPSLKKSIERGEPVTLNKVDNFVDGAAVARIGDLNFKALKDFPAEQVLLIPENAICVTIIEMLNLEGVVLEPAGALAIAALEKLGRERLEGKTVIAVVSGGNFDFERLPDVKERAMRYTGVKKYFILRLPQRPGALRDFLNLLGPDDDIARFEYLKKSARNFGSILIGIETSAKENFAGLLERFEAAGLGYEDITENDILSNLII
- a CDS encoding heavy-metal-associated domain-containing protein; translated protein: MCTAHQHHPETAAAPVDADLSFHVEDMTCGHCAGVIKGAIEKTVPGAAVHADPASRTVVVGGVSDAARIAEIITAAGYTPEARA
- the cueR gene encoding Cu(I)-responsive transcriptional regulator — its product is MNIGTAATASGVSAKMIRHYETIGLIKSANRTESGYRVYTANDLETLRFIRRGRDLGFSIEKIRQLMTLWRDPGGASCDVKRIVMEHVVDLEAKMHSLRDMADTLRNLATYCPDNGEPDCPIIQDLAQSEDPDFAAVAAVPKRSGMLKGTSGPLTELHRLAK
- a CDS encoding ABC transporter substrate-binding protein encodes the protein MVKHALLATCAIVVSFGADAAKAATITYDDNFGVKTGWQMASDDAYLGSRAGCFESLVRVGYDMKLEPSLAESWKQTDPKVWEFKLRKGVKFQNGEPLDAKAAVNALSNLLKAPVPARAFSPKLIAAVEAGGDDVVKITTIEPSVLVPAQMASPATSILAPSAYKDGKVDPVGTCTGPFKITEVDPSQHMVLEANHDYWGGMPKLAGGRVNFVPDADTRATQARTGEAQISRLVPPWTVKTIESTDGVKVAPIPSPRITELLLNNSKPPFNNIKVRQAIQAAIDTGGIADSIYEGVVKGAAMPFAAGEPWAEKESKSTYDVEKAKSLLKEAGVAPGSLKVTLLAYTAKTELKDVAAIIQAQLQEVGIKVDVRVADYSAIEPDMLAGNFDMALLSRGYATDVAEPAGFLNADYTCGGSYNISHYCNADTDKLIKSAYAAAEPAKRYAIYGEAAKKIYDEAVSVFLIHETVFDAYSAKLENYKPHPLNYFIMTKDLTTK
- a CDS encoding ABC transporter permease, which gives rise to MWIQILQRFLILCLMLAIVSVIAFLLPYMAGGDPARTILMSRMRDTALDPHAVEALRVSLGLDRPLYVQYFAWLSGALRGDLGFSFTSSQPVAAELLRSLWVSVTLALTALAIAVAVALPLGTLAAMRPGGRLDNFATLMIQTFVATPEYWFAPMSALVFALYLGWLPSAGWDSWRSLVLPALTLTLRPLAYFTQVTRAAMAEVLRAPYITAARSRGLGMHSTVLRHGVRNGSLPVVTFFALWLAGLLGGSVVVEVIFAIPGMGRLLYDAVVNRDIPMLQGGFICIVALSILINTLADGFYVLINPAMRGHHDH
- a CDS encoding TrkH family potassium uptake protein; translated protein: MNSNLLRSVIYVASIFGLYMATAMFLPALTDLYYGNDDWMVFALSGFMCGGFALACALATRGPIASFNKRFGFLLVNLLWLVFSVVGAVPLYLSELNLTLGQAIFESVSAITTTGSTAIAGLDNAPQGILLWRSLLCWLGGIGIVALGLFILPLLRVGGMTFFRMESSDTGNDRPFARLASFTRAFVAIYIIMTLACTIAYDFAGMSHFDALNHAMSTVATGGFSTHDASFAYFNNTALLWIATIFLIFGSLPFSVMILLAVRRRLETLRDPQIAVFLGYLCAISIAVGVYHHFRNGVPLDDALSHSFFNMTSILSTGGFASDDYTLWGPFVVVVAFFATFMGGCSGSTAGGIKAYRFLIMFNVVRAGLKKLIYPNAVYSVRYGQQVVDPDTIRTIFLFVSCFIALWIAGSLAMSLMGYDFLTATSAVATSLANVGPGIGPIIGPAGNFSTISDPALYLLSVMMLLGRLEILTVLVLLMPIFWRS
- a CDS encoding ABC transporter ATP-binding protein; this encodes MNIEGQTHANTAISPERTQLLEIEDLHVSVPAQNGRKFVISGLTLSVNAGEVVALVGESGSGKSMTALSLMRLLPQGAEINSGRISFAGRDILALSSSELDALRGADIGMLFQQPQAMLDPTSRVRTQVAEPLWIHRKMSRHAALSRVVGLLSDVGIPDPSARAQCFAHELSGGMAQRVMIAAALSGNPQLLIADEPTTALDVTVQAQILRLLDDERRKRRLATLLITHDLSVVAAFADRIAVMYAGRIVEEGPTQAILKSPQHPYTKALISCSLLTTDSDGQLLTIPGSSSQAHDMSCGCRFHPRCALAKSAGMGSRCMASEPDLNSLPEGRKARCWAVDDDHASHTSHAVC
- a CDS encoding ABC transporter ATP-binding protein encodes the protein MLSTEKTQTPPSAESKNHPYVVAKNLCKYYPISGLGHRVVKSVDDVSLTIGEGEVLGLVGESGCGKSTVAGLITRLTHATKGEVSIGDHDILHMQGETLRRMRRVVQLVFQDPYSALDPRMRIGQSMEAPLAQHGIGTRDERVARVFKMLEEVGLDASFYDRYPSQCSGGQLQRVVIGRALLLNPSFLVCDEPTSALDASMRTQILNLLMDMKRRHGLTVLMISHDLRVVRYLCDRIAVMYLGRIVEIADREELFRAPKHPYTKALIASSMLDETGLYAPEMLLDGDLPSPLNPPGGCKFHTRCKYATQICGEKEPVLEKVAGEHSARCHHWREWG